The Nocardioides salarius genome includes a region encoding these proteins:
- a CDS encoding DUF2695 domain-containing protein yields the protein MLPTDPDAPEPYPDECVACYLRRVVGDHGCVHAAPVALGWAERFRDLRSPTAHSLVRRLLALGGCDCAVVREGLRPVREVMVRDLHTDELEEPERWPGCAGVGVTSSRPCRHWERRPRARRG from the coding sequence GTGCTGCCCACCGACCCCGACGCGCCCGAGCCGTACCCCGACGAGTGCGTGGCCTGCTACCTGCGCCGGGTCGTGGGCGACCACGGTTGCGTCCACGCGGCGCCGGTTGCGCTGGGCTGGGCCGAGCGCTTCCGCGACCTGCGCTCCCCCACCGCCCACTCCCTCGTACGCCGCCTGCTCGCGCTCGGCGGCTGCGACTGCGCCGTCGTGCGCGAGGGCCTGCGCCCGGTGCGCGAGGTGATGGTGCGCGACCTGCACACCGACGAGCTGGAGGAGCCCGAGCGCTGGCCCGGCTGTGCCGGGGTGGGGGTCACCAGCAGCCGGCCGTGCCGGCACTGGGAGCGCCGGCCGCGCGCCCGACGGGGGTGA